In the Bacteroidales bacterium genome, AGCATACAGGGCCCCGGCGGAATAAAGCTGATCCTTTACTTCTCCAATCATTGGGTATTTAATGAATACGGATGGCTCAAAATCATTCACAAGGATACTTTTCCAGTCATTGAGCGGCCTGGCGATCAAATTGGCTATATTATAAGGATGTTGCAAGGGCTTAACCCCGGAATATGCGTCTGCCGTTGAAACATGAATATCCGGCTTCACCAGGACCAGGTACTTTCCTTTCAGGTCAAGGGAATGCGGAGTGAGTACTTCTCCTTTGTTGGAACCTATGGCAGGCTGATTCTGCAGGAAAAACGGACAATCCATGCCCAGCCGGAGGGCATAAGTATGTAATTGCATTTCTGTCAGGCTAAGACTGAACAACTCATCCAGCATAAGAAGTGTCATGGATGCATCAGAAGAGCCGCCACCCAGTCCGGCACCGGTGGGGATCAATTTATGCAGGTAAATATCAACGGTTGGGATATTAAAATCCTGATGCAATAGTTGCCAGGCTTTAAAACAGATATTATCCTCCGCTTTACCAGGCAATTCAATTCCTGTTACTGCCAGGGTGGTTTGGCCTGAGGTTGAAGGGATGATTTCCAGTATATCCGTCAGTGGGACAGGATAAAAAAGGGTCTCGATACGGTGATAACCATCCGGAAGCTTTTCCAGGATGTGCAGTCCCAGGTTGATTTTACAATGGGGGAAGCGGATCATAGGGCATGAATTCTCAGGTAAAGGTATGAAAAGTGGAATAATGCAGAGGGTTGCAAGTATTCAAGAA is a window encoding:
- a CDS encoding 4-(cytidine 5'-diphospho)-2-C-methyl-D-erythritol kinase, whose amino-acid sequence is MIRFPHCKINLGLHILEKLPDGYHRIETLFYPVPLTDILEIIPSTSGQTTLAVTGIELPGKAEDNICFKAWQLLHQDFNIPTVDIYLHKLIPTGAGLGGGSSDASMTLLMLDELFSLSLTEMQLHTYALRLGMDCPFFLQNQPAIGSNKGEVLTPHSLDLKGKYLVLVKPDIHVSTADAYSGVKPLQHPYNIANLIARPLNDWKSILVNDFEPSVFIKYPMIGEVKDQLYSAGALYASMSGSGSAVFAIFNEVPKIDEMFGNCFVWKAVME